A window of Aromatoleum bremense genomic DNA:
AGTCGGCAGCCTGTGCAAGCTGATCGCCGAAGGCGTGCTCGACAACGTGCGGATCGTCCAGCATGACGCGGTCGAAGTGCTGCGCGACATGATCCCCGAGCGGGCGCTGGCCGGTGTCCATGTGTTCTTTCCCGACCCGTGGCACAAGAAGCGTCATCACAAGCGGCGCATCATCCAGCCCGACTTCGTCGCGCTGATCGCATCCCGGCTCGCGCCCGGCGCTTACCTGCACTGCGCGACCGACTGGGAGGAATACGCTCAATGGATGCTCGAAGTGCTCGCCGCCGAGCCGGCGCTGGAGAATACTGCCGATGGCTACGCCCCGCGTCCCGCCTACCGCCCCCTGACGAAATTCGAAAACCGCGGCCTGAAGCTCGGGCACGGCGTGTGGGACCTGGTGTTCAGGCGGCGCGGCTGAGCGAAGCACGCGTCGAACGGGAGATCTGAACGATGGTGAAACGCATCTTTGGCTTTCTCGGCGCGGTTCTCGCAGGATTCTGGCGCACGCTCGACGTGCTGCGACGCGTGGTCCTCAACGCGGTATTCCTGCTGTTGCTCGCCTTTGTCGTGGTGCTGCTGTGGCGCGCGCTGCCGGCGGTGCCGGACGGCGCGGCGCTGGTGCTGCGCCCGGCCGGTCCGCTCGTCGAGCAGACAACGTTCGAGACCCCGCTCGGTTTGCTGCGCAATGGCGGCGTCGCGCCTTCCCAAACCGTGCTGCACGATCTGCTCGAAGCGGTGGGGGCGGCGCGCGACGACAGGCGGATCAAAGCGCTCGTCATCGAGACCGACCGTCTCGGCCCGACCGGCCTGTCGAAACTCGCCGAACTGCGCGCCGCGATCGTCGCCTTCCGCCAGAGCGGAAAGCCGGTGTTCGCCCGCGGCGAACGCTTCACGCAGGGGCAGTACTACCTCGCCAGCGTCGCCGACGAAGTCCATGTCGGGCCCGACGGCTTCGTGCTGCTGCAAGGGCTCGCACGCTATATCAGCTATTTCGCCGGGGCGCTCGACAAGCTCGGCGTCAGGATGCACGTGTTTCGCGTCGGCGAATACAAGGCGTTCAGCGAGCCTTTCACGCGCAACGACATGTCGGAAGCGGACCGCGAAGCGTCGCGCGATCTGCTCGAAGGGCTGTGGACCAGCGTGCGCGAGGATCTCATCGCGAGTCGCCGCCTCGCGCCCGAGAAGCTCGACGCCTACGTCAGCGCTTACCCCGCCGCGCTCGCGGCAACCGGTGGCGATGCGGTGCGGGCGGCGCGCGATGCCGGCCTGATCGATCGTGCGAGCACGCGCGACGAGTGGCGCGACCTGCTCAAGGCGCGCGTCGGCGCAAGCGAGGACGGCAAGGATTTCCGCCGCGTGGAGGCAGACGACTATCTCGCCGTGGTGCGCGCCGCGCGCCCGGGCCGGGACGAGCACGTCGCGGTGCTGGTCGCGCAGGGGGCGATCATCGACGGCAGCGACACGCAGTCGGCGGTCGGCGGCGACAGCCTCGCGCACCTGATCCGCACGGCGCGCGAGGACGAGCGGGTGAAGGCGCTGGTGCTGCGCGTCGACAGCCCCGGCGGCAGCGCGTGGGCGTCGGAAGTGATCCGGCGCGAGCTCGAACTGACGCGCGAGGCGGGCAAGCCGGTTGTCGCGTCGATGAGTTCGGTCGCCGCGTCCGGCGGTTACTGGATCGCGACCGGGGCCGAAGAGATTTTTGCGAGCCCCGCCTCGCTGACCGGGTCGATCGGCATTTTCGCGCTGTTCCCGGAGCTCGCCGGAGCGCTCGACAAGCTCGGCGTGAATACAGACGGGGTCGCGACCGGTCCTCTCGCCGGCGCCTTCGATCCGCGTCGCCCGCTCGAACCGACGGCGGCGAAGACGATCCAGCTCGGCATCGAACACGGTTACCGGCGCTTCCTCGAAACCGTCGCCAAGGCGCGCGACATGAGCGCCGCCGAGGTCGACACCGTCGCGCGCGGACGCGTCTGGACCGGCGAGGCGGCCACCAAGCTCGGGCTCGTCGACCAGCTCGGCGGCCTGGAGGCCGCGGTCGCCGCGGCAGCGACTCGCGCCGGCTTGAAGCGCTACGAGACGGTCTGGCTGAGAGCGGACGTCGGCCCCGGCCAGCGACTTCTGCAGCGCTTCGTCGCCGCGGTGGTGCCGGCCCCCGGTCTTTCCGGCCTTTCCACGTCGCCGCTCGCCGTCGTCATCGACGGTTTGCAGCAGGATGCCGGCGAGCTGCTACGCTGGAATGACCCGCGCCACCTCTACACGCATTGCCTTTGCGAAGCGCTCTAGCCGAGGACGATCCCATGTCCACTCCCGATTTGCACCGCGTTGCCGTGCTGTCGCCGCGCCGCGCCCTGGTTGCCCTGCTGTTGCCGTTGCTGCTCGCCGCGTGTGCCGGAACACGCGACACGCCCGGCGTGCTGGACCTGACCCCGGCAGCAGGCGTCGGGCCGAATCAGCAGCTGTATTTCGAGCTCGCGAGCGGCGACTACGATTGCGAGCTCGGCGTGAAGGTGCGCGTCAGCCGCGACTTGCACGACGCGAATCGTCTCGAACTGGGTTGGGCCGGCCGCTCGTTCGATCTGCGGCGCGACGCGTCGTCGTCGGGCTTGCCCCGCTTCGAGGCGCGCGACGCGGGACTGGTGTGGATCGACCTGCCGTGGAAGAGCATGCTGCTCGATTCGCGCGAGGACCGGCCGCTCGCGACGGAGTGCCGCCCGGCCTGACGCCGCTGTGCACGGCCCGCTCCCGCTGGACCCGCTCAGTCGCGCAGGAACAGCGTCAGCAGGTCGTTGAGGAAATGCCGGCCGCGTTCGGTCGGGCGGATGACGTCCGGCGTGACCTCGACCAGGCCTTGCTCGCGTGCCGTCTTCAGTTCGGCTTCGATCGCCGCGAGCGGCAGGCCGGTGCGCTCGGCGAACAGCCGGCGCGGGACGCCGCCGCTCAGGCGCAGCGCGTTCATCATGAATTCGAACGGCAGTTCGACGACGCCGACCGGGCGGCGTTCCTGCACGAACTCGCGGCTCTTCGCCGCGTCGAGGTAGCGCCCGGGATGCTTGTGGCGCATCTCGCGCACGATGCCCTCGAAGCTCGACAGCTTGCCGTGCGCCCCCGCGCCGACGCCGAGGTAGTCGCCGAACGTCCAGTAGTTCAGGTTGTGGCGACATTCCTCGCCGGGCCGGGCGAACGCCGACGTCTCGTAGTGGTGGAATCCCGCGCCGGCGAGCCGCGCTTCGATCGCATCCTGCATGTCGGCCGCGATGTCGGTATCGGGCAGCGGCGGTGGGGCGTGGTGGAATGGCGTGTTCGGCTCGAGCGTCAGCTGGTAGCACGACAGATGGGTCGCGCCGGTCGTGAGCGCGGTGTCGAGGTCGGCGAGCGCCTGCTCAAGCGTCTGCTCCGGCAGCGCGTACATCAGGTCGAGGTTCACGCGATCGAAGTTCGCCAGCGCGGTGTCGATCGCGACGCGCGCTTCCCGCCCGTCGTGGATGCGCCCGAGGCGCACGAGCTGCGCGTCGTCGAAGCTCTGGATGCCGAGCGACAGGCGGTTCACGCCGGCAGCGCGGTAATCGCGGAAGCGGCCCGCCTCGACGGTACCGGGATTGGCTTCGAGCGTGATTTCGGCGAGCGGGTCGAGCGGCAGCAGCATGCGCACGCCGGTCAGCAGGCGGTCGAGCGCCGCCGCCGACATCAGGCTTGGCGTACCGCCGCCGATGAACACCGACAGCACGCGCCGTCCCCACACCTGCGGCAACGCGGTCTCGATGTCGGCGAGCAGCGTGTCGATGTAGGCCTGCTCCGGGATGTCGCCGGGGCCGCCGCGCGACGCATGCGAGTTGAAGTCGCAGTACGGGCATTTTTTCACGCACCACGGGTAATGCACGTACAGCGCGAGCGGCGGCGACGCCGTCAGTTGTGCTCGCTCCGGCAGTAGGCCTGGAGTGGCCGGGGCGGGCGCGAGGGGGATGATGCGATGTCGGGTCACAGCGGTTCGGTGGACAGGCGGGACAGCAGGTGGCGCATCGCCGCGCCGCGGTGGCTGAGCGTGTTCTTCAGCTGCGCGTCGAGCTCGGCGGCAGTCTGGGCGAGCTCGGGGACGAAGAACAGCGGATCGTAGCCGAAGCCGTTGGCGCCGCGCGGCGCGTAGAGGATCGTGCCGTGCCACTCGCCGTCGGCGATCACCGGCCGCGGATCGTCGGCATGGCGCACCAGTACCACGACAGAATAGAAGAATGCGCGCCGGTCGGGGCTGCCCGCGAGCCGCTCGATGAGCAGCGCGTTGTTGCGCGCGTCGGACTTCGGCTCGCCGGCGAAGCGCGCCGACTGCACGCCCGGCGCTCCACCGAGCGCCGCGACGCACAGCCCGGAGTCGTCGGCGATTGCCGGCAGCCCGCTCAACGCGGCAGCGTGTCGCGCCTTCGCGAGCGCGTTCTCGACGAATGTCGGGTGCGGCTCGTCGGCTTCCGGAATGTCGAACGCCGACTGCGGCAGCACCTCGATGCCGAGCGGCGCGAGCAGCGTCGTCATCTCGACGGCCTTCTTGGCGTTGTTGCTGGCGAGAACGAGTCGGGTCGTCATGATTTCAGTTCCGGTCGATCGCCGCTTTCTGCACTTCGACGAGCCGGCGGATACCGGACTCGGCAAGCTCCAGCAGCGCGTTGAGCTCGGCGCGCGAGAACGTCGCGCCTTCAGCGGTGCCCTGCACTTCGACGAACCCCCCCGCGCCCGTCATGACGACGTTCATGTCGGTATCGCAGCCCGAATCCTCGGCATAGTCGAGATCGAGCACCGGCACGCCCTGGAACACGCCGACCGACACCGCGGCGACGAACTCGCGCAGCGGGCTGTGCGGCAGCTTGCCCGCGGCGACGAGTTTGCGGAACGCGTCGTGGACCGCGACGCAGGCGCCGGTGATCGCGGCGGTGCGGGTGCCGCCGTCGGCCTGCAGCACGTCGCAGTCGATGACGATCTGGCGTTCGCCGAGCGCGCTGAGATCGACGACTGCGCGCAGGCTGCGGCCGATCAGGCGCTGGATTTCCTGCGTGCGCCCGCTCTGCTTGCCCTTGGCCGCCTCGCGCGCGCTGCGCGTGTGGGTCGCGCGCGGCAGCATGCCGTATTCGGCGGTCAGCCAGCCCTGGCCGCGGCCGCGCAGGAACGGCGGCACGGTGTCCTCGACGCTGGCGGTGCACAGCACGCGCGTGGCGCCGAATTCGACGAGCACCGAGCCTTCGGCGTGGCAGGTGAAGTTGCGGGTGATCGTGACCGCGCGCAGCTGGTCGGGGCGGCGTTGGCTGGGACGCATGAAGGATTCCTATCTGCTGTACTTGTGAATGGCGTGGTTGATTTCGGCGATCGCTTTCTCGATCTCGTCGTCGCTGATGTCGCCGGCGGCGGTCGGTGCGCGCGCGTGTCCGAAGACGTTGAGCTGCGTCGTGACCCGGTCGAGCGCCCTCGTCTGCGTCGATTCCATGTCGTCGTGCGCCGCGCCGCTCTCGTCGTGCCAGTACATCGCGATCATCGACAGGTTGTCGCAGCCCGGGCCGGCGAGCTGCTCGGCGCGGTCCAGCAGCTTCGGCACGGCGTGCATGACATTGGTTCCGGCGAGCCCGTCGACGACGCCCTGGTCGCGTACCGGGCCCCACACGCCATCGGTGCATAGCGCGAGGATGTCTTTGTCGCGCAGCGGCATCGGCATCGACAGTTCGACCTGCGGCGCCCGCGTGCCGCCGAGACAGCTGTAGATGCGATTGCGTTCCGGATGGTGCGCGGCTGCTTCGGCGTCGAGCAGGCCCTGGTCCATCAGCAGCTGCACGCGCGAATGGTCGCGCGTCTGTGCGGCGATGCGCCCGTGTCGCAGCAGGTAGAGGCGCGAGTCGCCGGCATGCGCCCAGTGCGCGAGGCCGTCCTGGACCACGCAGGCGACGACCGTCGTGCGCGGCGCGTCGTCGAGGTCTTTGTCGAACGCGTAGTCGACGATCGCGCCGTGTGCGTTCATCAGCACGCGCGACAGGAAGCGCGCCGGCTCGGCAAGCGTCGGTGTCGCTTCGCGCTGGAACGCTTTGGTGATGAACTGCACGGCCAGATGCGCGGCAATGTCGCCATGCAGGTGTCCGCCCATGCCGTCGGCGATCACCATCAGCAGCGCGTCGCGCGAGTAACAGTATGCGAGGCGGTCCTGGTTGCTTTTGCGCCGGCCGATGCGGCTTTCCTGATAAATCGTGAATTTCATCGCGCGCCTCTCAAGTGCGACCGATAAAGGATTTGATGCGCGTGCCCAGGTCGCCGAACAGGCCGGCCGGGACCGTGTCGTCGTCGCCCCTTTGCATCAGCGTCTTTTGCAGCGAATAGACGCTCTGGGGCCGCTCGAGCGGATCAAGTTTCAGGCACCAGTCGATCGTCTGCAGCAACTGCGCCGAATAGCGCGTGGCATACGCCCTGGTCGCCGGGACGAAAGTGTCGCGCCGGCTGCGCTCGTCCGAGCGCGGCGGCGCGGTGCCGGCGATGCATGCGTACAG
This region includes:
- the trmB gene encoding tRNA (guanosine(46)-N7)-methyltransferase TrmB, which translates into the protein MTFPSHNPPETGHPSAAPDEALPAAEAPVPGDPEARFSSRSIRSFVLRQGRMSVAQQRHLDETLPKVGIPYRVAPLDLDAAFGRAAPKIVEIGFGMGETTAKIAAALPDKDFLAIEVHGPGVGSLCKLIAEGVLDNVRIVQHDAVEVLRDMIPERALAGVHVFFPDPWHKKRHHKRRIIQPDFVALIASRLAPGAYLHCATDWEEYAQWMLEVLAAEPALENTADGYAPRPAYRPLTKFENRGLKLGHGVWDLVFRRRG
- the sppA gene encoding signal peptide peptidase SppA — protein: MVKRIFGFLGAVLAGFWRTLDVLRRVVLNAVFLLLLAFVVVLLWRALPAVPDGAALVLRPAGPLVEQTTFETPLGLLRNGGVAPSQTVLHDLLEAVGAARDDRRIKALVIETDRLGPTGLSKLAELRAAIVAFRQSGKPVFARGERFTQGQYYLASVADEVHVGPDGFVLLQGLARYISYFAGALDKLGVRMHVFRVGEYKAFSEPFTRNDMSEADREASRDLLEGLWTSVREDLIASRRLAPEKLDAYVSAYPAALAATGGDAVRAARDAGLIDRASTRDEWRDLLKARVGASEDGKDFRRVEADDYLAVVRAARPGRDEHVAVLVAQGAIIDGSDTQSAVGGDSLAHLIRTAREDERVKALVLRVDSPGGSAWASEVIRRELELTREAGKPVVASMSSVAASGGYWIATGAEEIFASPASLTGSIGIFALFPELAGALDKLGVNTDGVATGPLAGAFDPRRPLEPTAAKTIQLGIEHGYRRFLETVAKARDMSAAEVDTVARGRVWTGEAATKLGLVDQLGGLEAAVAAAATRAGLKRYETVWLRADVGPGQRLLQRFVAAVVPAPGLSGLSTSPLAVVIDGLQQDAGELLRWNDPRHLYTHCLCEAL
- the hemW gene encoding radical SAM family heme chaperone HemW — protein: MTRHRIIPLAPAPATPGLLPERAQLTASPPLALYVHYPWCVKKCPYCDFNSHASRGGPGDIPEQAYIDTLLADIETALPQVWGRRVLSVFIGGGTPSLMSAAALDRLLTGVRMLLPLDPLAEITLEANPGTVEAGRFRDYRAAGVNRLSLGIQSFDDAQLVRLGRIHDGREARVAIDTALANFDRVNLDLMYALPEQTLEQALADLDTALTTGATHLSCYQLTLEPNTPFHHAPPPLPDTDIAADMQDAIEARLAGAGFHHYETSAFARPGEECRHNLNYWTFGDYLGVGAGAHGKLSSFEGIVREMRHKHPGRYLDAAKSREFVQERRPVGVVELPFEFMMNALRLSGGVPRRLFAERTGLPLAAIEAELKTAREQGLVEVTPDVIRPTERGRHFLNDLLTLFLRD
- the rdgB gene encoding RdgB/HAM1 family non-canonical purine NTP pyrophosphatase; protein product: MTTRLVLASNNAKKAVEMTTLLAPLGIEVLPQSAFDIPEADEPHPTFVENALAKARHAAALSGLPAIADDSGLCVAALGGAPGVQSARFAGEPKSDARNNALLIERLAGSPDRRAFFYSVVVLVRHADDPRPVIADGEWHGTILYAPRGANGFGYDPLFFVPELAQTAAELDAQLKNTLSHRGAAMRHLLSRLSTEPL
- the rph gene encoding ribonuclease PH, encoding MRPSQRRPDQLRAVTITRNFTCHAEGSVLVEFGATRVLCTASVEDTVPPFLRGRGQGWLTAEYGMLPRATHTRSAREAAKGKQSGRTQEIQRLIGRSLRAVVDLSALGERQIVIDCDVLQADGGTRTAAITGACVAVHDAFRKLVAAGKLPHSPLREFVAAVSVGVFQGVPVLDLDYAEDSGCDTDMNVVMTGAGGFVEVQGTAEGATFSRAELNALLELAESGIRRLVEVQKAAIDRN
- a CDS encoding PP2C family protein-serine/threonine phosphatase, producing the protein MKFTIYQESRIGRRKSNQDRLAYCYSRDALLMVIADGMGGHLHGDIAAHLAVQFITKAFQREATPTLAEPARFLSRVLMNAHGAIVDYAFDKDLDDAPRTTVVACVVQDGLAHWAHAGDSRLYLLRHGRIAAQTRDHSRVQLLMDQGLLDAEAAAHHPERNRIYSCLGGTRAPQVELSMPMPLRDKDILALCTDGVWGPVRDQGVVDGLAGTNVMHAVPKLLDRAEQLAGPGCDNLSMIAMYWHDESGAAHDDMESTQTRALDRVTTQLNVFGHARAPTAAGDISDDEIEKAIAEINHAIHKYSR